The Cyclobacterium amurskyense genome contains the following window.
ATGAATCGAGCACCCTGATCTACCAGTCTTTTGGCCATAAGACAACCTAAGCCAAATTTCCCGGTATTGTAAATATCGTATTTCTCTTTGGGTTCAAGGCTCAGGTCAAAGGCTTTGGCCTCAGGAGAGTTCAATAACATATAAGCCTGTTCCATGGATCGCTTTAAGGATTCTTTTTGGTAGTCACTACCAAATTCCCCCATGGCACTTTCTTTTATTAAATTTTCGTAAAGTTGATTTCTTGCTTCAAACCGCTTGGTAGACATCCCTACAGGTGGTCGAACACTATCCAAACCAGAGGTTGGATCTGGTATTAGGAAAGGCCCATATTCACTGCCTAAAAATCCTGCACTATGAAAAGCTTTCAACTCTTCTCCTTCACCTACAGTAAAACGCTGTCCAATATTTATAAAAGGAGGAATAACAGGATTCACAGGCCCCAATTCTTTGGCCATCCATGAACCCATATGAGGCACCGCTACTGACTGTGGTGGCTCATAGCAGGTATGCCAATGATATTGATGGCGGGTATGCAATATATGCCCCAGGTCAGCCGCCACATAAGAACGGATCAGGCTTCCCTTGTCCATTATCTGACCAATGTTTTCAAGTCCTTCAGAAAAATTTATCCCATCCAAAACAGTAGGAACTGCTTTAAAAGTACTTAAAACCTCTTTGGACTCCATTCCCTTTCTAAATGGGGTATATTTTTTAGGGTCAAATGTCTCTGTATGGGCCATACCTCCAGCCATATACAGTAAAATCACGGTATCTGCCGTACTTGTTAATTGCTCTTTCGGGGAGCAAGCATTCAATAAGGCTGAAATTGGAGCTCCTGCAGCCATGGCTGCTATAGAAGCAGCGCTTGTTTTCTTTAAGAAATCTCTTCTTCTCCAATTATAATTCATAGCTTTTGCTTTTGATCAGTAAATTAATTGAAATTCAGGAAGTAACAAAACAGCCCAAAATAAATCTTGAATTGCCTCAGGCTCTGGAGATTCTCCCAATACTGCCATGGCTATATTAAATTCATTCTGCTGAGGGTCTCTACCCAGTAATTGCCTGTATACTTCATGAACAATAATATCACCGGCTTCATACTTTTCCTTCCATTTGACAGCCCCTTCCTTGAGGGTATTGTTTAGCTGTTCACCATTCGTTAACTCCAAGGCTTGCAATAAACTTGCCTGACTGTCTCTACTCGTCATAACAACCTCCCTGTTTGTCCTACCAAGGGCCTTGAGAAGCCCATTATTAGCCACCAGTGCTGCCCGAACAAAGCCAATATCAGATTGCTCAGATACCGCCAATTCATTTGGGTTATATTTCATTTGCTCCTCACTAAAGATTGGGTGGATTTTCTGACTTACTCCATCAGAAAACTGTTCGGCAGTCATTCTACGTATCACAGCACCCTCAAAAACAAAATCATCATCCGCAAGAAACAATGGATTTTCTACGGCTACAGCCGGCTGTTGGTAAGCTTTAGAAATTGCAATCTTGTATATCAATTCCTTGAGATCATAGCCTTCATCTTCAAAATCTGTTGCCAGCCAATCCAATAGATCCTGACTCCATGGGATATTGTCCATTTCATCTGCAGGTTCCACCAGCCCTCTACCCATTAATTGCTTCCATATTCTATTAACAATAGTACGGTAAAGCCTTCCGTTGGCAGGTTGAACAAGGTAATTGGCAAGTTGTTCTAACTTTTCAGCCCTGTTGGCAGTGCTGTCAATTTCACCTAATTCTTCCCACAAAATCTTAGTCCCTGCCTTTTCTCCAGTAGGAATATCACAGCGGCTTACGACCAATGAGGAATCCGAAAAGATATTGGCAAAAGCATAGGCTTCTTCAAGTTTCCAATCACTTACAAAACTGTCATGGCAAGAAGCGCATTTCAGATTAAGCCCTAAAATAACCTGTCCTACATTTTGAGCTGCTTGCATTTCGGTGACCTGACTGGCATTTACGTCCCCTCTCCATCGTATTCCTTCTATAAAGCCTTTCGATTTTTCATCCGGATTCAACAATTGCTTTACAAATTGGTCATAAGGTTTATTGTCACGAAGGGAGCTGTACAACCAATCCGTAATGGCATACCGACCTTTGGTGATATAACCTGTACCAGTATAATCATTTCTCAAAGCATCATTCCAAAAGGTCAACCAATGAGTGGCATAATCGTCATCTCTATCTAGAAGCTCTCTTACTTTTAAGGCCCTTTTGTCAGGTCTGCTGTCCTTTATAAAAGTATCATATTCTTCGGTAGATGGTTGAAGACCTAAAAGGTCAAGGTATATTCTCCTTAAAAATACTTTATCATCAACAGGCGCTCTCCAATCAATTTCTTGTTCTTCGAAATATTCATCTACCCAAATGTCAATAGCTTGATTCAGATCTTTTCTAGGAGCTGGTAAATTTGGTCTCCGGGGTGCAAGTTCTGCTACTCTGTACACACTTACATCTTCTGCAGCATCCGGCCAAGGAGCCCCCTTGTCAATCCAGAAAGAAATTAACGCAATCTCATCATCAGAGAGCACTTTCCCTTTGGAAGGCATGGCTTCTTTATGGTCTTTAGGCAGTTTTATTCTACGAACCAAGTCACTTTTCCCGGCATTTCCCGGAATGATTACCGGCCCGGACTCTCCACCTTCAAAAGCAAACTCCTTCGTATCTAGCCTCAACTCACCTTTTATCTTGGCATCGCTGTGACACTTATAGCAATTATGGGCAAAAACGGCCCTAACCTTACCAACCAATTCAACTTGCTTTTGCTCACTTAATTCTCCTTCTGATTCAAAAGCCACAAGATCTATATCCAAGTCTTTTGAAGAAAATTCGGGTTCATTCCATGGCAAGGTCTCTGTTAAGTACTCTTCTCCATGAGTCAAAGAGGCACCAAAATGTCCTGCTACAGACACTGCCACGGCAGTAACAATAAGAGCAACCCGAAAAACTTTAACTCCTTTGGCGTTTTGACTGCCAGTGGTTTTTCCCATCAAGACAAGTAAGAAAATACTCAATAAGGCAGTCCCTATTCCTGTCCACTGATGAATATCAAGCATGCTACCACCATAGTCTTCTATGTTTGCTAAAAGCAAACCCAAGATAACAGCTACGATTGCTCCAACTGCTCCTGCCCATACCAAGGCAGTAATGCCTGGTCTAAGCTTGTGGTTAAAGTCTTTGAGTGTAATCAACTCAAGCAGGGCCGCTAATATCAAGAAACTCACAGGAAAGTGAACTGCAAGTGGGTGAAGGCGCCCAAAAAGCTGCCATAACCAGAAAGTAGTTTCTGCCTCTTCTGCCTGAAATAGCAAGACCGTACCAAAGGCCTGCACCTCATTTGAGACACCCAAAACCAAGAAAAAAACTATCCCACAGAATAATAACAGGTTATCTTTATTCATCTTAATCATTAATTTCAATTTTTTATCTCAGCAGGCAATACACACATTTTTCATAAGCTTGGCCAAGAAAAGAACATAAACCTAAAAAAAATAATCCACTTATTAGCAAGCAAATGGCTTCATAAAACAACTGCAAACACAGTCAATTACTAAACTTAACACAAGAGCTGCTTGTTACAATACTATTAAAATTTTGCATTACAACTACCCTGTACTATCCTGCTTAATTGGTAAAAGTTAACTTATGATTTGCGTAAACACAAGTCTTTTTACACCAACCTAAAAGATCAGTACATATCTGGTCTTTGAAAATAATGCTTTAATTCATTACATTTAATGCCTTTGTCAGCTTAACTACCCAAAATGAAAAGCCGTTACCTCATTTTCTTAATGCCCCTCATTGTTGTCCTTACCTATTGGATGTGGTCTGGGGAAGAAAAGATAAGTTATAACCGTCAAATACGGCCAATAATCAACAATAAATGTATCTCCTGCCACGGAGGTGTAAAGCAATCCGGCGGATTTTCTTTGCTCTTTGAGGAAGAAGCGAAAATGAATACTGAATCAGGCAAACCGGCCATTATACCAGGAGATGCCGGCGCTTCAGAAATGGTCAAACGCCTTACCCACCATGACCCGGAAATGCGTATGCCTTTGGGCAAGGCTCCATTGTCAACTGAAGAAATTGACTTGATCAAAGAATGGATCAACCAAGGTGCCAATTGGGAGAAGCATTGGGCCTATATAGCTCCTAAAAAAGAAATTGAAGTACCGGAAGTAAGCATGGATGTGCCAGCACAAAATGAGATTGATCATTTCATTTTTAAGAAACTGGAGGAAATCGAATTGAGGCCTAATGAAGAAGCGCCCAAAGAATTACTGCTAAGAAGGCTTTCATTGGACATTACAGGATTGCCCCCAACACTGGAAGCTTACGAAGAATTTATAAGCGATACATCTCCCATGGCTTATGAGAAAACAGTAGACAAATTACTTGCTTCTCCTCGTTTTGGAGAAAAATGGGCTGCTTTCTGGATGGATCTTGCACGGTATTCCGACTCCAAAGGCTATGAAAAAGACTTGCACAGGGAAATTTGGAAATACAGGGACTGGCTGATTAATGCCTTTAACCAAGACATGCCCTTTGATCAGTTTACCATTGCCCAATTGGCTGGAGATTTACTACCCAAACCAACAGAATCGGACTTATTGGCTACGGCTTTCCATAGAAACACCATGGCCAATGATGAAGGGGGAACCAATGATGAGGAATTTAGAGTAGCTGCAGTCATGGAGAGAGTGGGCACAACCTACGAAGTCTGGCAGAGTACTACCATGGCTTGTGTCCAATGTCACAGTCATCCTTATGACCCCATCAGGCATGTAGAATTTTACCAAAGTCAGGCATTCTTTAACAATACACAGGACAAAGACCTATACAATGAACAACCAAAAGTTTTCACCTACCAAG
Protein-coding sequences here:
- a CDS encoding PSD1 and planctomycete cytochrome C domain-containing protein: MIKMNKDNLLLFCGIVFFLVLGVSNEVQAFGTVLLFQAEEAETTFWLWQLFGRLHPLAVHFPVSFLILAALLELITLKDFNHKLRPGITALVWAGAVGAIVAVILGLLLANIEDYGGSMLDIHQWTGIGTALLSIFLLVLMGKTTGSQNAKGVKVFRVALIVTAVAVSVAGHFGASLTHGEEYLTETLPWNEPEFSSKDLDIDLVAFESEGELSEQKQVELVGKVRAVFAHNCYKCHSDAKIKGELRLDTKEFAFEGGESGPVIIPGNAGKSDLVRRIKLPKDHKEAMPSKGKVLSDDEIALISFWIDKGAPWPDAAEDVSVYRVAELAPRRPNLPAPRKDLNQAIDIWVDEYFEEQEIDWRAPVDDKVFLRRIYLDLLGLQPSTEEYDTFIKDSRPDKRALKVRELLDRDDDYATHWLTFWNDALRNDYTGTGYITKGRYAITDWLYSSLRDNKPYDQFVKQLLNPDEKSKGFIEGIRWRGDVNASQVTEMQAAQNVGQVILGLNLKCASCHDSFVSDWKLEEAYAFANIFSDSSLVVSRCDIPTGEKAGTKILWEELGEIDSTANRAEKLEQLANYLVQPANGRLYRTIVNRIWKQLMGRGLVEPADEMDNIPWSQDLLDWLATDFEDEGYDLKELIYKIAISKAYQQPAVAVENPLFLADDDFVFEGAVIRRMTAEQFSDGVSQKIHPIFSEEQMKYNPNELAVSEQSDIGFVRAALVANNGLLKALGRTNREVVMTSRDSQASLLQALELTNGEQLNNTLKEGAVKWKEKYEAGDIIVHEVYRQLLGRDPQQNEFNIAMAVLGESPEPEAIQDLFWAVLLLPEFQLIY
- a CDS encoding DUF1501 domain-containing protein, whose translation is MNYNWRRRDFLKKTSAASIAAMAAGAPISALLNACSPKEQLTSTADTVILLYMAGGMAHTETFDPKKYTPFRKGMESKEVLSTFKAVPTVLDGINFSEGLENIGQIMDKGSLIRSYVAADLGHILHTRHQYHWHTCYEPPQSVAVPHMGSWMAKELGPVNPVIPPFINIGQRFTVGEGEELKAFHSAGFLGSEYGPFLIPDPTSGLDSVRPPVGMSTKRFEARNQLYENLIKESAMGEFGSDYQKESLKRSMEQAYMLLNSPEAKAFDLSLEPKEKYDIYNTGKFGLGCLMAKRLVDQGARFISVTSEYEPFKGWDTHENGHTRLTDMKKQIDAPIAQLIKDLDESGRLDRTMVVLASEFSRDMLTEGRPGAKVKDQVEVPDIIEDLKNYGMHRHFTDGCSVLMFGGGIKRGHVYGKTADERPCKSIEKPIKIAALHQTIYHALGMDPETNYEIEKRPFYTTPDGHGEAEMDLFA